The following proteins are co-located in the Pyrobaculum calidifontis JCM 11548 genome:
- a CDS encoding ATP-binding protein — protein sequence MRRVRLRLVRGVEVEFVDREVALGQLREVAERGTRFPLVVYGPEGCGKTALLRQAVEVLREWGYSVVYVNPLGEVAERLVATDDLKDVVKRTWREVLGGVVNPAAPALVDLALAVVSRALKRGKKRIAILADDVFQAVGLDRVEQLVKSVLNFIEYPPADYDSVVAVVASSEGVTRSRVGRHDWASLRLMWNMSREGFEELYRAMPGPKPPFNEVWRWTGGNPRYLGKLYESGWDPAVVARDVAKGRGLWDFVKRLGAREVEWLRRAVEDPDALYDGEAPAALVEGLVEMNLVVRLWDRDPRGWVDAPPPERDLELGIGRHYAWQTPLHREAVKVALESSA from the coding sequence GTGAGAAGGGTCAGGCTTAGGCTTGTGAGGGGGGTCGAGGTGGAATTTGTTGACCGCGAGGTGGCGCTTGGCCAGCTTAGGGAGGTCGCGGAGAGGGGGACGCGTTTTCCGCTCGTGGTGTACGGCCCCGAGGGCTGTGGTAAGACGGCCCTCCTTAGGCAGGCCGTCGAGGTGTTGAGGGAGTGGGGCTACTCTGTCGTCTATGTCAACCCTCTCGGCGAGGTGGCTGAGCGGCTTGTCGCCACCGACGACTTGAAAGATGTGGTAAAGAGGACGTGGAGGGAGGTGCTCGGCGGCGTAGTCAATCCTGCGGCGCCGGCGCTTGTAGACCTCGCGCTTGCAGTGGTGTCTAGGGCGCTGAAGAGGGGCAAGAAGAGGATCGCCATACTCGCCGACGACGTCTTTCAAGCCGTCGGCCTGGACAGGGTGGAGCAATTGGTCAAATCGGTTTTGAATTTCATTGAGTATCCGCCGGCTGACTACGACAGCGTGGTGGCCGTTGTGGCGTCTAGCGAGGGTGTTACGAGGAGCCGCGTGGGGAGGCACGACTGGGCTTCGCTGAGGCTTATGTGGAATATGTCGCGGGAGGGTTTCGAAGAGTTGTACAGGGCGATGCCAGGCCCAAAGCCCCCATTCAACGAGGTGTGGAGGTGGACTGGGGGTAATCCGAGGTATTTGGGCAAGCTTTACGAGTCTGGGTGGGACCCCGCCGTGGTGGCGAGGGATGTGGCAAAGGGGAGGGGGCTTTGGGACTTTGTGAAGAGGCTGGGGGCGCGGGAGGTGGAGTGGCTGAGGAGGGCCGTGGAGGACCCCGACGCCTTGTACGACGGCGAGGCGCCGGCGGCGCTGGTGGAGGGGCTGGTGGAGATGAACTTGGTGGTGAGGCTGTGGGATAGAGACCCCCGCGGCTGGGTCGACGCCCCGCCGCCTGAGCGGGACCTTGAGCTGGGCATAGGGAGGCACTACGCCTGGCAGACCCCCCTACACCGCGAGGCCGTAAAAGTGGCGCTGGAGTCCTCCGCCTAG
- a CDS encoding CBS domain-containing protein translates to MKVVAVARTNVVTCTPNTPLREVVELMVERGVGSVVVVDPANPRRPVGIVGERDVLRALALGVDLSTPVSQVMSKLLVAVDAEAHVGEAVLAMREHNVRRVVVLKGGELYGVVALRDIVYNIPLLKEVVEYFQARQPAGASEGR, encoded by the coding sequence GTGAAGGTGGTTGCTGTGGCTAGGACTAATGTGGTTACCTGCACACCTAACACTCCTCTGCGGGAGGTGGTGGAGCTTATGGTTGAGCGGGGTGTGGGGTCTGTGGTTGTGGTTGATCCTGCTAATCCCAGGCGGCCTGTGGGCATTGTGGGCGAGAGGGACGTGCTCCGGGCTTTGGCGCTGGGCGTAGACCTCTCTACTCCCGTGTCTCAGGTCATGTCTAAGCTCCTCGTCGCCGTGGACGCCGAGGCTCACGTGGGCGAGGCCGTTTTGGCGATGAGGGAGCACAACGTGAGGCGGGTCGTCGTCTTAAAAGGCGGGGAGCTCTACGGAGTGGTGGCCCTGAGGGACATTGTGTACAACATCCCCTTGCTAAAGGAAGTGGTGGAGTACTTCCAAGCTAGGCAACCAGCTGGCGCGTCAGAGGGGCGTTGA
- a CDS encoding archaellin/type IV pilin N-terminal domain-containing protein: MALRGLSEVFSSVLLLVVTVALSAFVVAVFFNMVYGPSVSRLTVEGASQLCVGRIFAVVNDGGWARLYVVNTGSVPCTFDRAYLIVSGTVVDASETSWCWGGGPVPPGGVGCVITRLEYRADARYRLTGPRGEYVEN, from the coding sequence ATGGCTTTGAGGGGTTTGAGCGAGGTGTTTTCCTCGGTGTTGCTTCTTGTGGTCACTGTGGCGCTTTCCGCGTTTGTGGTGGCTGTGTTTTTCAACATGGTCTATGGGCCGTCGGTGTCGCGGCTGACGGTGGAGGGGGCCTCCCAGCTGTGCGTGGGGAGGATTTTCGCCGTGGTTAACGACGGCGGGTGGGCGCGGCTCTACGTGGTGAACACAGGCTCGGTGCCCTGCACCTTCGACAGGGCCTATCTCATAGTAAGCGGCACTGTTGTAGATGCGAGCGAGACATCGTGGTGCTGGGGTGGGGGGCCCGTGCCGCCGGGAGGCGTGGGCTGTGTGATCACTCGGCTAGAATACCGCGCGGACGCGCGTTACAGGTTGACTGGGCCTAGGGGGGAGTATGTGGAGAATTAG
- a CDS encoding archaellin/type IV pilin N-terminal domain-containing protein, with the protein MKTKGLEPIVAAVLLIVVAVIGAVLVYLWFSGYVTRATSQAEQLSAAEQLKIEAVSKTGTTVSVNVRNVGEVPVKIASAYVLNATTLTMICGGSLTSPQQIDPGTIQTINVPGTCNLIAGARYIVKVVTARGTEAAATFISP; encoded by the coding sequence ATGAAAACCAAAGGCCTCGAACCAATAGTCGCCGCGGTGTTGCTAATAGTCGTCGCAGTAATAGGCGCAGTGCTGGTATACCTATGGTTCTCAGGCTATGTAACAAGAGCCACCTCTCAGGCAGAACAACTATCCGCAGCCGAACAACTAAAAATAGAAGCAGTATCAAAAACAGGCACTACAGTTAGTGTAAATGTAAGAAATGTCGGAGAAGTGCCTGTTAAAATAGCTTCAGCATATGTGTTAAATGCCACAACATTAACAATGATATGTGGAGGATCTCTCACCAGCCCACAGCAAATAGACCCCGGAACTATACAAACTATAAATGTGCCGGGTACTTGTAATTTAATCGCTGGCGCCCGCTATATTGTTAAAGTGGTTACGGCGCGTGGTACTGAGGCTGCGGCTACCTTTATTTCGCCGTAG
- a CDS encoding type II secretion system F family protein translates to MFSFLYGWVLWIGLGVGAVLGVVGWLGFRRAVFVYRLEGQIPQVLRMVADAVGAGMGLREAFEVVAGMGLYPANAVFRRVLSLAEVGGLAVDEALWRVASELPSPNFRRFALIVAEGARSGARLGEVLGVAARSFAVVVDFRRELWSQLRPYVALFYAVVAVYVVLADVLVYFLLPSVAKFSASGGPWGGVSASVPPREELVPVLFLTALVQSVIGGLIVGRLAYFSPRAGLLHSGVASAASAVGLVAPAWLGWQP, encoded by the coding sequence GTGTTTTCTTTCTTGTATGGGTGGGTTTTGTGGATTGGGCTTGGGGTTGGGGCTGTGTTGGGGGTGGTGGGGTGGCTTGGGTTTAGGAGGGCTGTGTTTGTGTACCGTCTGGAGGGGCAGATTCCGCAGGTGCTCCGCATGGTGGCGGACGCGGTGGGGGCTGGGATGGGGCTGAGGGAGGCGTTTGAGGTGGTGGCGGGGATGGGGCTGTACCCGGCGAATGCGGTTTTTAGGCGGGTGCTCTCGCTGGCGGAGGTGGGTGGGCTGGCGGTGGATGAGGCTCTTTGGAGAGTGGCCTCGGAGCTCCCCTCCCCCAATTTTAGGAGGTTTGCCCTTATCGTGGCTGAGGGGGCGAGGAGTGGTGCTAGGCTGGGGGAGGTGCTCGGCGTGGCGGCGAGGAGCTTCGCCGTGGTGGTGGACTTTAGGCGGGAGTTGTGGTCTCAGCTGAGGCCCTACGTGGCGCTTTTCTACGCCGTGGTGGCGGTGTACGTCGTCCTCGCCGACGTCTTGGTATACTTCCTACTGCCCAGCGTGGCTAAGTTCTCCGCCTCCGGGGGGCCCTGGGGAGGAGTCTCCGCCTCTGTGCCCCCGAGGGAGGAGCTTGTGCCAGTCCTCTTCCTCACGGCCCTCGTCCAGTCGGTGATCGGCGGCCTCATCGTGGGGAGGCTCGCGTACTTTAGCCCCCGGGCTGGGCTTCTGCACAGCGGCGTTGCGTCGGCGGCCTCGGCGGTGGGGCTAGTGGCCCCGGCGTGGCTTGGGTGGCAGCCATGA
- a CDS encoding type II/IV secretion system ATPase subunit: MTSPSQIAEVLDEYEVSEFVHAVVYVDRDGFRRYRAVEPPLGEEEAAALKRLKSAIQNVGGVRDGVLKLARERRVEYLEELAKRAASEFKIRVDERAWRKVMYYLRRDLLGYGKLDPLFADPFIEDIHVDGPGSVWIWHARWESLRTDVALSEEELDAYVQRLSSLVGKPVSYADPVLEGMLPEGYRLELAIPPVSPRGPSFVVRKYFVEPLTLVDLVKMGTISADAAAYLWLMLDYGRNIVIVGPTGAGKTTLLNALLYLVRPEAKILTIEDTREINIVHDHWQALLTRPARGEGVRDVSAFDLLAVAMRSRPDYVVVGEVRGEEAYVLFQAFGSGHSGATTIHAETIEDAVRRLLTRPMNVPPMLLGLAHVFVRIMRVKVGERVVRRVVEIAENMGVSRGGRPRLHYVFRWNPEKDALEQVEESLHLETISRARFVPLEQLREEYQRRRRLISIMAERGYTSPYVVAKIFTRYHLNPEAALAAVERGEV; the protein is encoded by the coding sequence ATGACGTCGCCTTCCCAGATTGCAGAAGTGTTGGACGAGTACGAGGTGTCTGAGTTTGTGCATGCCGTTGTCTACGTGGATAGGGACGGGTTTAGGCGGTATAGGGCTGTGGAGCCTCCGCTGGGCGAGGAGGAGGCGGCGGCCCTCAAGAGGCTTAAGTCGGCTATTCAGAACGTGGGGGGTGTCCGCGACGGGGTGCTTAAGCTGGCGCGGGAGAGGCGGGTTGAGTACTTGGAGGAGTTGGCGAAGAGGGCGGCGTCTGAGTTTAAGATTAGGGTGGATGAGCGGGCGTGGAGGAAGGTCATGTACTACCTCCGGCGGGATCTGCTGGGGTACGGCAAGTTGGACCCCCTGTTCGCCGACCCCTTTATCGAGGATATCCACGTCGATGGGCCGGGCAGTGTGTGGATTTGGCACGCGAGGTGGGAGTCTCTGCGCACGGACGTGGCGCTGTCTGAGGAGGAGCTCGACGCCTATGTGCAGAGGCTTTCGTCGCTTGTGGGTAAGCCCGTCTCGTACGCCGACCCGGTCCTCGAGGGGATGCTCCCGGAGGGGTACCGCCTGGAGTTGGCCATTCCCCCCGTGTCGCCTAGGGGCCCCTCTTTCGTGGTTCGGAAGTACTTCGTGGAGCCCCTGACCCTGGTCGACCTTGTGAAAATGGGCACGATATCGGCGGACGCCGCGGCGTATCTGTGGCTTATGTTGGACTACGGGCGTAACATTGTGATTGTGGGGCCGACGGGTGCTGGGAAGACCACCTTGCTCAACGCCCTCCTCTACTTGGTGAGGCCGGAGGCCAAGATTCTCACCATCGAGGACACTAGGGAGATTAACATTGTCCACGACCACTGGCAGGCCTTGCTCACAAGGCCGGCGAGGGGGGAGGGGGTGCGCGACGTCTCTGCGTTTGACCTGCTGGCCGTTGCCATGAGGTCACGGCCTGACTACGTGGTGGTGGGGGAGGTGAGGGGGGAGGAGGCGTACGTCCTCTTCCAGGCCTTTGGCTCTGGCCACTCGGGCGCCACCACTATCCACGCAGAGACTATCGAGGACGCGGTTAGGCGCCTCTTGACTAGGCCCATGAACGTCCCGCCGATGCTCCTCGGCCTAGCCCACGTGTTTGTGAGAATTATGCGGGTCAAGGTGGGGGAGAGGGTGGTTAGGAGAGTGGTGGAAATCGCCGAGAACATGGGCGTCTCTAGAGGCGGGAGACCCCGGCTACACTACGTCTTTAGGTGGAACCCCGAGAAAGATGCATTGGAGCAGGTGGAGGAGAGTTTGCACCTGGAGACTATATCGAGGGCGCGGTTTGTGCCGCTTGAGCAGCTGAGGGAGGAGTACCAGCGGCGGAGGAGGCTCATCTCAATTATGGCGGAGAGGGGCTACACCTCGCCGTACGTCGTGGCGAAGATCTTCACCCGCTACCACTTAAACCCGGAGGCGGCCCTAGCCGCCGTGGAGCGGGGGGAGGTATGA
- a CDS encoding type II secretion system F family protein yields MRLFFELYRQSGLAFSYRRYLAALVLIPLASGAAGGVAALFLLGPVAALAVGLMAGLLAFAGVVAYPLHLVSARRSHFENNFVYTLAVMLPLFAAGVPLGRVIARLAEVEADKYIAREFALVTREVVVMGATPTEALLHSAERVPSQAYRETVNLLAKASRVTERVDEVLLARLEWMLRGKQVKAQSLVRSLALLFEIYVVAAMLLPILVAILALALSPLGALEVAGFALDPVTLIALTGLIYSPLVGAVFYIIFDSNANI; encoded by the coding sequence ATGAGGCTGTTCTTCGAGCTTTATAGGCAGAGCGGCCTCGCGTTTAGCTACAGGCGCTACTTGGCCGCGCTGGTCCTTATCCCTCTGGCCTCCGGCGCGGCGGGGGGCGTGGCGGCCCTCTTCCTCCTGGGCCCAGTCGCCGCCTTGGCGGTGGGGCTCATGGCCGGGCTCTTGGCCTTCGCGGGGGTTGTGGCGTATCCGCTCCACCTCGTCTCGGCTAGGCGGTCGCACTTTGAGAACAACTTTGTCTACACCCTGGCCGTGATGCTCCCGCTCTTCGCCGCGGGGGTGCCCCTTGGGAGAGTGATAGCTAGGCTGGCCGAGGTGGAGGCGGACAAGTACATCGCCAGGGAGTTCGCCCTGGTGACGAGGGAGGTGGTGGTGATGGGGGCCACTCCCACGGAGGCCCTCCTACACAGCGCAGAGAGGGTGCCCAGCCAGGCGTATAGGGAGACGGTGAACCTCTTGGCCAAGGCCTCCCGGGTCACGGAGCGCGTGGACGAGGTGTTGTTGGCCAGGCTGGAGTGGATGCTCAGGGGGAAGCAGGTGAAGGCCCAGTCCCTCGTGCGGTCGCTGGCCCTCCTCTTTGAGATATACGTCGTCGCGGCGATGCTCTTGCCCATATTGGTGGCCATACTCGCCCTAGCCCTCAGCCCACTAGGCGCCCTAGAAGTGGCTGGCTTCGCACTAGACCCAGTGACTCTAATCGCCCTCACGGGGCTAATATACAGCCCACTAGTTGGAGCTGTCTTCTACATCATCTTTGATTCAAATGCAAATATATAG
- a CDS encoding nucleotide-binding protein, which produces MAVTLLDLALLELRGVTLVYGAAGAGKTTFTAWWVRRYGKVFWVSAFEDEATFRANMAKLGYEFGDRLVFWEAPLGEAEAFFNALVDAVAKERPEALVVDSVTAFLPQSGVDLLQNLVYRVVRKMGVDVFLTAEAHVAEQLTYLADNVIELKYEVYPYGSFRELVVRKVRGGPAGYTTPFIIVEGEGFVPLAPPAGGARPTALETGTCIDKLVGGVYKGAATAVVGPVGSGKTTIMLMAAKALMDRGKRVAYVDVGGGGSLVAEKYGVETIDVELNVTHLVHTLRRLAGVGYDAVFIRGLDAFGSAFGRDAFVQALRYATRVSRMGPAVVASLRRLYGMDILFDVVIRVGEDFVESVRSPIGRHRISKAECKL; this is translated from the coding sequence ATGGCAGTGACTTTGCTAGATTTGGCCCTCTTAGAGCTTAGGGGCGTTACTCTTGTCTACGGCGCCGCGGGGGCTGGGAAGACCACTTTCACGGCGTGGTGGGTGCGGCGTTATGGCAAAGTGTTTTGGGTCTCGGCCTTTGAGGACGAGGCCACTTTTAGGGCGAACATGGCTAAGCTTGGCTACGAGTTTGGGGATAGGCTGGTCTTCTGGGAGGCGCCCCTCGGCGAGGCGGAGGCCTTTTTCAACGCGCTGGTAGACGCCGTGGCGAAGGAGAGACCGGAGGCACTCGTCGTGGACTCTGTCACAGCCTTTCTCCCACAGAGCGGCGTTGACCTACTTCAGAACTTGGTCTACCGCGTTGTGAGGAAGATGGGCGTGGACGTCTTTCTCACCGCTGAGGCGCACGTGGCTGAGCAGTTGACCTACCTCGCAGACAACGTGATCGAGCTCAAGTACGAGGTGTATCCCTACGGCTCTTTTAGAGAGCTTGTGGTCAGAAAGGTGCGCGGGGGGCCGGCTGGGTACACGACGCCCTTCATCATAGTAGAGGGGGAGGGCTTTGTTCCACTTGCGCCTCCCGCTGGCGGGGCGAGGCCAACGGCGCTGGAGACTGGCACTTGCATCGACAAGCTGGTCGGCGGTGTTTACAAAGGCGCCGCCACGGCCGTGGTGGGGCCTGTGGGGTCTGGGAAGACTACCATCATGCTTATGGCAGCTAAGGCGTTGATGGATAGGGGTAAGAGGGTGGCCTATGTAGACGTGGGAGGCGGCGGGTCTTTGGTTGCTGAGAAATACGGCGTGGAGACCATAGACGTGGAGCTAAACGTCACCCATCTGGTGCATACGTTACGGAGGCTAGCTGGCGTGGGCTACGACGCCGTATTTATCCGCGGGCTTGACGCCTTTGGCAGTGCATTTGGAAGAGACGCCTTTGTCCAAGCCCTTAGATATGCGACTAGAGTTTCGCGCATGGGGCCGGCCGTTGTCGCCTCGCTGAGAAGGCTCTACGGAATGGACATTCTCTTCGATGTAGTAATACGCGTAGGAGAGGACTTCGTAGAGTCGGTGCGCTCCCCAATTGGGAGACACAGAATTTCAAAGGCCGAGTGCAAACTCTAA
- a CDS encoding PaREP1 family protein, protein MATVVYPWRDVRAYVEVRLEEALAEFELAEKFLGEGLYRNAAGKAFQGWKAALAAAAALNRQILARRFSGRVKTRIGKVVERADWVAAVMPTGLMRAVAQILEEVYGFEVVALTDVALNIHEFYYNGVDEAGLLSRYAALDLAEADIRRLIREGKKFVERLKGDLQQRRGG, encoded by the coding sequence GTGGCAACGGTTGTTTACCCTTGGCGCGACGTTAGGGCATATGTGGAGGTTAGGCTGGAGGAGGCCCTTGCAGAGTTTGAGCTGGCTGAGAAGTTTCTCGGAGAGGGGTTGTACAGAAATGCGGCTGGGAAGGCGTTTCAGGGGTGGAAGGCGGCGTTGGCGGCGGCCGCGGCGTTGAATAGGCAGATCCTGGCGAGGCGGTTTAGCGGGCGTGTGAAGACGAGGATCGGCAAGGTGGTCGAGAGGGCGGACTGGGTCGCCGCCGTGATGCCTACTGGCCTTATGCGCGCCGTGGCTCAGATTCTCGAGGAGGTGTACGGCTTCGAGGTGGTGGCTCTCACCGACGTGGCGTTGAACATCCACGAGTTTTACTACAACGGCGTAGACGAGGCGGGCCTTTTGAGCCGCTACGCCGCCCTAGACTTAGCCGAGGCGGACATAAGGCGGTTGATACGGGAGGGGAAGAAGTTCGTTGAAAGGCTCAAGGGCGACCTTCAACAACGCCGCGGCGGTTAA